From Corynebacterium aquatimens:
ATTGACCGATACGCGACTGAGGTCTGCTTGGCGTTGTGCGCAGGCACGGATGTCCCGGAGTGGGTGCGTGCCGATGCGGAGCAGGTCGTGTCCACGATGGGGAAGACATCCCAGTTGGCTAACTCGGTGGATAAGGCGTGCTTGAACCTCACCGAAGCAACCGTTTTGCGCCCCTGGTTGGGGCAGAACTTCCACGGGGTGATCCTGAACACCGATGAGCAGCGGGACCAGGCCCGCGTCTTTGTTGTTGACCCGCCGGTCATGGCTGGCTGCCTTGGCCAGCCGGAGGAAGCAACAGAAACAATGCTGTCGCTGATCCGCGCCGATGTGGACACGCGCGAGGTCGCGTTTGCCTGGCCAGCGGATTAGGAAGCGAGCGCTAAGCAGCTAACTGCTGGGTGTGCTCGCGGGGCTCCCGGGACGCAGCTCAACAACGGCGAGGCCATCGCCGTCGAGCGTGCGGAGGAACTCGTCGGCGCGTGCAGCATCCACGAAAGCGATCACCGCGTCCGACATTCCCGGTGTTGCGGGGCGCACAACTGTTGCCCCGCGCAGGGAAATAAGCTCCAGCAAGGAATCGGGGGTGGTGAGCTCCGGGTGGGCGTTCGGTTCCGCAAGAGTGGAAATCAGGTCCTGGGGCCGCAAGGAACGCAACGCCCGGGCGACGTTTTCACCTTGACTGGACTCTGATTCCCCGTAAGCGATCCAACTGCGCGCCCTATCCGGGTCGAGTGCGGCATCAGCGCCTTTCACGTCGCGGACGGTGGCGACCCATTCCGCTACGCGATCCCCAGCGTCCGGAAGCTGGCGCAGCGAGTTCACGCCGAAGTTCGCACAGGCGCTGTCATAAAGCTCGCGGCTGGCGATAAGCGCCGGCTCGGTTGTCTGCGGGGTCCCGTGGGTGGCTGCAACGGAAAAGACCCGGAAGTGGGAGCGTTGCGGGTGTGGCGCTTGGGTGAGAGAAACATCCGAGTAGTCGATCACCGCGACGCTACTGTCCGCCCCGCGAAGAGCCGCGGTGTGGCGGGCGCGAAGGACGTGGTAGCCCCCGGCTTTGCCTGCCTGGTGGCACACCTCCGCCAAGCGCGTGCGCACCGGGGCGGTGTTCGCCTCCGGGTCGCGGGAGGACAGCGCCAAAGCAAGCGCAGCGTCAAACGAGTGACGCGCGCCCAGCCCCGAACCGAGCGGGATGTCAGACACCACCGTGATGTCCATGCCCTGAGTATCCCGGGAGAGCATCTGACGCCCCATCATCGTGGTGACCAGTGTCGACGCGCGCTCCGCTACATCGGATGGAACGGCCGCGTCAGCAAAGTTGCCGTAAATGCAGAAGTCCGCATCCGTGCGCGGCGAAACAGCCACGGCAAGGCGAAGGTCTGTCAGCCCTACCGCGATCACGCCGCCGAAGTGGTCCGCGTTCGCACCAGCTACCACCCACGTCCCAGGGGTGTCAGCACGCTGAGTGGGCTCGGTCCCCGTCGCAGAAACGTGAGCATCGAAGACTCGTTGAAGAACTGGTGTGTCAGGCGCGGTCCAAACGGGCATGGATTCAACAATAACGATTCGCAGATGACCGTGTGCATGTAGCCTGGGGCGCTATGGCTGATCAGAAGTTTTATTTTAACCCAACCACCGGCGAAGTTACTGAGGGCAAGGTTGCCGGCTGGGATGACCGCATGGGCCCGTACGACACCCGCGAGGAGGCCGAGCGCGCGCTCGAAACCGCCCGCGAGCGCACCAAGCGTGCCGACGACGAAGATGAGGCCGATGACAACTGGGGTGCACCGGCCTCCTGGGAGAAGTAAATCCTGCCGCAGTTTTGGGCAGCTGAAACTTACTTCTTCTTTTTCTTCTTCTTGTCTTTCTTGGAAACAGGCTTGACGTCCTTGAACTCTTTGCGCACGTTGTTCATGGCTTCCGAGTAGCCCTTGAGTGCTTCGTCCCCACGGGCGATCTCACGCTGGAACAAGATGCCGTAAGCGAAGGTGTCTTCACCGCGTTCACGTGCAGCGCGCACCAATCCCTCGATTCGGTCGCGGGACGTCACTGCGTCTTGGAAGTCCCCGAGGACTTCTTGCAGCTGCTTGCAGGCCTTGGACAGTTTGCCCGTCTTCAACCCGGCGCCTTTCGCCGCATTCGCGGAGTAGCGCAGCTTCTTCGCAGCCTTGCGCACGTCGTGGACGTAGTCCTCGCGCGTGTGCAGCGGCAAGGTCGTATCCGGGTAGTACTCCAACGCCAGCTTGTGGCGCTTGGCCACTTTCTTGTAGGCCTTCTCCAAGTGGTCGAAGAGGATCTCGCTTTCCGACGAACCGCTGGTCACTGGCGCGTCTTCGCCCGTTTCCTCATTGGCTGAGTCCTCACCTTCAACTGTGGCCGAGTCCTTACCCTCATCCTCTTTGGCCGAGTCCTTGCTAAAGGACTCGGCCAAAGGTGGGTTGGCAAGAAGCTCATCGATGGCGTCGAGCATCGCGAGGTAGCGTGGCGAGTTCATGGCGGCGACGATTTTGCGGTGGGCGGCCTCATACTCGTGGCGCATGTCGTTGCGGATGTGCTCGGCTGCGGTGTCGTCCACCTGGCCGGTTTCGTCGGAGTCTAAGAGGGCGTTGAATCGCTCTTCCACAACTTCCGCGTCGCGGGCAGTGCCGAGGAGTGCGGCGAGTTCTTTCAGCTCGGATTCGAGGTGGCGCAGGCTGTCGCCCACGAGGATGCCTTCGAATGTTTCGAGCAGGCTGCGCAGTTCGCGTGTGGCTACGCGCATTTGGTGGACGGAATCCCATTCATCGTCGCGCACCTTGGGATCCCATTCGATGAGTTTGTCGCGCTGTTCGCGCAGGGCGGCGATCACGGCGGCAGCGGGGGAGTCTTCATCCAGTTCCGCGCCAGCATCCACCGGTGGCGTTGGCGCGCTCTTCACCGAGTCGCCGAGTGCGGCGGCCAGCTTCGATGGGGAGTTGGACTTCCGTCCGCCAGCATTAATCACCAACGTTGTCGCTTCATGCAGCAGCGCAGCTCCGTCCGCGGTGTCAGCGATTGCCTCAGTGAGTTCCACTTCCCATTCGCGCCAGCTGGTCTGCTGGCCGCCGGGCAGGAGCGACCATGCTGTGACGTGGTCATCGCAAAATTCCGCGACCGCTTGCCCCCCTTCGTCGATAAGCACCTGCTCAACGCGGTGATTGTCCACTTGGGCGATGGGGATGAGATTTTCACCGCGGACGATCGCACGGACGTAATTAATAAGCTCCGCGGGCGGGGTCCCCGGATCCTCGAGCGGCGCGTGAAGCTCGCGGCGGCCGTTGCCATCGTTGGGGAGCTTGATGTGCCACCCGTCGTCCTTGCCGCCCGTGCGGCGCCGCAAGGTGATCTTCGCGCGGGTCAGCCGCAGGTCCGGAGTG
This genomic window contains:
- a CDS encoding galactokinase, with the translated sequence MPVWTAPDTPVLQRVFDAHVSATGTEPTQRADTPGTWVVAGANADHFGGVIAVGLTDLRLAVAVSPRTDADFCIYGNFADAAVPSDVAERASTLVTTMMGRQMLSRDTQGMDITVVSDIPLGSGLGARHSFDAALALALSSRDPEANTAPVRTRLAEVCHQAGKAGGYHVLRARHTAALRGADSSVAVIDYSDVSLTQAPHPQRSHFRVFSVAATHGTPQTTEPALIASRELYDSACANFGVNSLRQLPDAGDRVAEWVATVRDVKGADAALDPDRARSWIAYGESESSQGENVARALRSLRPQDLISTLAEPNAHPELTTPDSLLELISLRGATVVRPATPGMSDAVIAFVDAARADEFLRTLDGDGLAVVELRPGSPASTPSS
- a CDS encoding CYTH and CHAD domain-containing protein; this encodes MSANAHLEVEAKFAVDEATPVPDFTRLTAVDKRDADVTHNLSAVYYDTPDLRLTRAKITLRRRTGGKDDGWHIKLPNDGNGRRELHAPLEDPGTPPAELINYVRAIVRGENLIPIAQVDNHRVEQVLIDEGGQAVAEFCDDHVTAWSLLPGGQQTSWREWEVELTEAIADTADGAALLHEATTLVINAGGRKSNSPSKLAAALGDSVKSAPTPPVDAGAELDEDSPAAAVIAALREQRDKLIEWDPKVRDDEWDSVHQMRVATRELRSLLETFEGILVGDSLRHLESELKELAALLGTARDAEVVEERFNALLDSDETGQVDDTAAEHIRNDMRHEYEAAHRKIVAAMNSPRYLAMLDAIDELLANPPLAESFSKDSAKEDEGKDSATVEGEDSANEETGEDAPVTSGSSESEILFDHLEKAYKKVAKRHKLALEYYPDTTLPLHTREDYVHDVRKAAKKLRYSANAAKGAGLKTGKLSKACKQLQEVLGDFQDAVTSRDRIEGLVRAARERGEDTFAYGILFQREIARGDEALKGYSEAMNNVRKEFKDVKPVSKKDKKKKKKK